From a single Gracilimonas sp. genomic region:
- a CDS encoding DUF6787 family protein, producing the protein MKILQQLKSRWGITSNWQVLVILIVFACTGFTALYARRFVFNLIGIIDTDPFWLKAVVWLVTILPLYNIFLLIYGALFGQFEFFWAFFKKMMSRMVPGKSGSGG; encoded by the coding sequence ATGAAAATACTTCAACAATTAAAATCCCGGTGGGGAATAACCAGCAACTGGCAAGTGCTGGTGATACTCATCGTTTTTGCTTGCACCGGCTTTACGGCACTTTACGCCAGACGTTTCGTTTTTAACCTGATAGGGATTATCGACACGGATCCGTTCTGGCTTAAGGCGGTTGTTTGGCTGGTAACTATCCTTCCGCTGTACAATATTTTCCTGCTGATCTATGGAGCCTTGTTTGGCCAATTTGAATTTTTCTGGGCTTTCTTTAAGAAGATGATGAGCCGCATGGTGCCAGGTAAATCGGGCTCAGGGGGATAG
- a CDS encoding aquaporin, with protein sequence MHSYVMEAIGAFFLVLVFGFTGDPLAIGLTLMALVYIGSRVSGAHYNPAVSLAFFLKRRLSGAELAGYLIAQLFGAFLAAAAIFFLSTSVFYIEPPSTTNLYQQVFAEVVFTFIFVLVMLTLTFTKSFRKNSLSGLAVGLTFGGMLMVATPVSGGILNPATSIGTASFDLINGGNSIIHSLLYTLAPLTGGALAAFAFSYFHRSEF encoded by the coding sequence ATGCATTCATATGTAATGGAGGCGATTGGTGCCTTTTTTCTTGTATTGGTTTTTGGCTTTACAGGAGATCCGCTCGCTATCGGCTTAACCTTAATGGCTTTGGTTTATATTGGTTCCCGCGTTTCGGGAGCTCACTATAACCCTGCCGTTTCCCTCGCATTTTTTTTGAAAAGAAGGCTTTCCGGAGCTGAATTGGCAGGCTACCTGATCGCACAGCTTTTCGGAGCATTTCTGGCAGCAGCAGCTATTTTCTTTCTCTCCACTTCTGTTTTTTACATTGAACCTCCGTCAACTACTAATTTATATCAACAGGTATTTGCCGAAGTTGTATTCACCTTCATTTTTGTACTGGTGATGCTTACCCTCACATTCACTAAAAGCTTCCGTAAAAACTCCCTATCCGGTTTAGCTGTTGGACTTACTTTTGGCGGAATGCTGATGGTGGCTACCCCCGTTTCAGGCGGTATTTTAAATCCGGCAACCTCCATAGGCACAGCCAGCTTCGATCTTATCAATGGAGGAAATTCTATTATTCACTCTCTGCTTTATACACTGGCTCCATTAACCGGCGGAGCATTGGCTGCTTTTGCGTTCAGCTATTTTCATAGATCGGAATTCTGA
- a CDS encoding HAMP domain-containing sensor histidine kinase, which produces MKIRSKLAWTYIILLIIGIITISAYSILTIRSFLLDEGVEQFERDALSLALAAGSFKDNALFDDKIQRQARLSKYEMAVYDRGGVRFLTFPDSAFEDVEPYLNEDLLTELEREDGDPIVRSDENPEKLIAYVDLGQSDNAAQYLRISQNKKQYYAAVASIRHIIYAGMFFSIAAVIVVSILFARYMAAPIQRLNEAALDIAKGNLDRKIDLNRNDEFGTLADSLNHMARTLRADNEKLKMLNEKQSQFFADITHEVRNPLHTISGALEMLELKNLQPEKKKQYMVTAQKQIKRVARLFEDIKTLQRYDFDENFINREVFDLKEIIDEVMMVYEPIAQEKGLQLKAANLQSFMVNADPNKMEQVVDNLISNAIKYTQEGEVEVGLKQMDERVEVYVKDTGPGIGKEHLDRLFDRFYRTDKARSRDKGGTGLGLSVVKGILNAHQSDIKVESEEGVGSRFYFRIPIYENS; this is translated from the coding sequence ATGAAAATAAGATCCAAATTAGCGTGGACCTACATCATCCTGCTTATCATCGGGATCATCACAATAAGTGCTTATTCCATATTAACCATCCGCAGTTTTTTGTTGGATGAAGGCGTGGAACAGTTTGAGAGGGATGCACTTTCCCTGGCTCTTGCGGCCGGCAGTTTTAAAGATAATGCTCTGTTTGATGATAAAATTCAGCGGCAGGCCCGACTTTCTAAATACGAAATGGCGGTTTATGACAGAGGCGGGGTTCGCTTTTTAACCTTTCCTGATTCTGCTTTTGAGGATGTAGAACCGTATTTGAACGAAGATTTATTAACCGAGCTGGAGCGTGAAGATGGTGACCCTATCGTCCGGTCTGACGAGAACCCGGAAAAGCTTATCGCTTATGTAGATCTGGGGCAGTCGGATAACGCCGCTCAGTACCTCAGAATCAGTCAGAATAAAAAGCAGTATTATGCTGCAGTGGCCAGTATTCGTCATATTATTTATGCGGGGATGTTCTTCTCCATAGCGGCTGTGATCGTTGTTAGTATTTTATTTGCGCGGTACATGGCGGCACCCATTCAGCGGTTGAATGAGGCAGCACTTGATATTGCAAAAGGAAACCTGGACCGCAAAATTGATCTGAACAGAAATGATGAGTTCGGCACATTGGCTGATTCACTAAACCATATGGCTCGCACCCTTCGGGCAGATAATGAGAAGCTGAAAATGCTCAACGAAAAGCAGAGCCAGTTTTTCGCGGATATAACTCACGAAGTCAGAAATCCTCTGCACACCATTTCCGGAGCACTAGAGATGTTAGAGCTGAAAAACCTTCAGCCTGAAAAGAAAAAGCAGTATATGGTGACGGCTCAGAAACAGATAAAAAGAGTCGCACGATTATTCGAGGATATCAAAACGCTGCAGCGGTATGATTTTGACGAAAACTTTATCAACCGTGAGGTTTTTGATTTAAAGGAAATTATTGACGAAGTGATGATGGTGTATGAGCCGATTGCACAGGAAAAAGGACTTCAGCTAAAAGCAGCTAACCTGCAGTCATTTATGGTAAATGCCGACCCAAATAAAATGGAGCAGGTGGTAGATAACCTGATTTCGAATGCCATCAAATACACCCAGGAAGGCGAGGTGGAAGTGGGACTGAAGCAAATGGATGAGCGGGTAGAAGTGTACGTAAAAGATACCGGACCCGGAATTGGCAAGGAGCACCTGGATCGTTTATTCGATCGCTTTTATCGCACGGATAAGGCGCGGTCAAGGGATAAAGGCGGGACAGGTTTAGGCTTATCGGTTGTTAAGGGAATCCTCAATGCACATCAAAGTGATATCAAGGTAGAGAGTGAAGAAGGAGTTGGAAGCCGGTTCTATTTCAGAATTCCGATCTATGAAAATAGCTGA
- a CDS encoding response regulator transcription factor, giving the protein MSNKHTILLVEDEEESGEMLANFLELNDYDVLWAKDGKKAIELIDDNANDLHLAILDIMVPHHDGKEICRHIRKHPVVYEIPVLFLTARDEEKDEIEGLELGADDYIKKPASLNLVKAHVETQLRRRSPEKSNWIQYGHVYLDLDSKELYINEELIDLTHTEYTIAEMIMQNPKLVYSRQQILEKISDEEKYVFDRTVDVHVKNLRLKMGDEGKLIKTYRGVGYGFNKEFLHS; this is encoded by the coding sequence ATGAGCAACAAACATACAATCCTGTTGGTGGAAGACGAGGAAGAATCCGGCGAAATGCTGGCAAACTTTCTGGAACTTAATGACTATGATGTCTTGTGGGCAAAAGACGGCAAAAAAGCCATTGAGCTAATTGATGATAACGCCAATGATCTACACCTGGCAATTCTAGATATCATGGTTCCCCATCACGATGGGAAAGAAATATGCAGACACATTCGCAAACATCCGGTGGTGTACGAAATTCCGGTGCTTTTTCTGACAGCTCGGGATGAAGAGAAAGACGAAATTGAGGGACTTGAGCTTGGGGCGGATGATTACATCAAAAAGCCGGCAAGCCTGAATCTGGTAAAAGCCCATGTTGAAACACAACTGCGCCGCCGTTCACCTGAAAAAAGTAACTGGATACAGTATGGTCACGTTTATTTGGACCTGGATTCTAAGGAGCTTTATATCAACGAAGAGTTGATCGATTTGACGCACACCGAATATACCATCGCGGAAATGATAATGCAGAACCCCAAACTGGTGTATAGCCGACAGCAGATTCTGGAAAAGATCTCCGATGAGGAAAAGTATGTATTTGACCGAACCGTTGATGTACATGTCAAAAATCTGCGCTTAAAAATGGGTGATGAAGGCAAGCTCATAAAAACATACCGTGGCGTAGGCTATGGGTTCAACAAAGAGTTTCTGCATTCATGA
- a CDS encoding SDR family oxidoreductase produces the protein MNYQGKTIWITGASSGIGEAFTRAFYKEGANLILSSRRQEVLEDVKNSLGEDTSNVKIITLDLMDGDSFPEKTREALAAFGQIDVLINNGGVSQRSTVMESEMSTFRRLMEINYFGAVGLTKEVLPHMVDRKSGHIIVTSSVAGKIGTKFRSGYAGSKHAVQGFFNSLRQEMYEHNVAVTLLCPGFIKTDISKNALTGDGSKFDKMGDAHSNAMTADEMVAKVMPKIKSQKEEIYVTGFKERLALWVQRFSPTLLNKILKNQKVT, from the coding sequence ATGAATTACCAAGGAAAAACCATCTGGATTACCGGAGCTTCATCAGGAATCGGAGAGGCCTTCACCAGGGCATTCTACAAAGAAGGGGCCAACCTGATTCTATCTTCGCGCAGACAAGAGGTTTTGGAGGACGTAAAGAACAGTTTGGGAGAAGACACTTCCAATGTGAAGATTATCACTCTCGATTTGATGGATGGGGACTCTTTTCCCGAAAAAACCAGGGAAGCGCTGGCTGCCTTTGGTCAGATTGATGTACTGATTAATAACGGAGGGGTGAGTCAGCGTTCAACCGTGATGGAGTCTGAAATGAGCACGTTTCGACGACTGATGGAGATCAATTATTTCGGGGCTGTTGGGTTGACTAAAGAAGTACTCCCGCATATGGTGGATCGGAAATCGGGGCATATCATCGTAACCAGCAGCGTGGCGGGTAAAATTGGCACTAAATTTCGGTCAGGTTATGCAGGCAGTAAACATGCGGTTCAGGGATTTTTCAACTCACTTCGGCAGGAAATGTATGAGCATAATGTAGCCGTGACCTTACTTTGCCCGGGATTCATCAAAACCGATATCTCCAAAAATGCCTTAACCGGAGACGGTTCCAAATTCGACAAGATGGGAGACGCTCACTCCAATGCCATGACGGCCGATGAAATGGTGGCCAAGGTAATGCCAAAGATTAAGTCTCAAAAAGAAGAAATTTATGTGACTGGCTTCAAAGAACGCTTAGCCCTTTGGGTGCAGCGGTTCTCCCCAACGTTATTAAACAAGATTTTGAAAAACCAGAAAGTTACGTAG
- a CDS encoding DUF58 domain-containing protein → MILEPSILSKLSSLELRAKKIVEGFISGLHKSPFHGFSVEFAEHRPYNPGDDFKHIDWKVYAKKERFYVKQYEEETNLRSYVMLDTSSSMLFKHFGEWTKLRYGIHYAASLMYMMHRQRDACGLIPFNSKIDAFIPAKSTYAHLRQIYTELERELIREEKNDPEKRKTASAQAIHEVAERLNHRSLVVIITDLFENIDEHEEIISALKHLRHRKHEVLLFNVLEKKSERDLDFPDRRFVFEDMEVDEEVEVLPAQVREDYRKKVEEYTKKFRMACSEFEIDFAEMDTQGQFDQSLLAYLIKRKRLG, encoded by the coding sequence ATGATTTTAGAACCGAGCATACTGTCGAAATTATCCTCGCTTGAACTGCGGGCAAAGAAGATTGTAGAGGGATTTATTTCCGGGCTGCATAAAAGTCCGTTTCATGGGTTCAGTGTGGAATTTGCGGAACACCGGCCGTACAATCCCGGCGATGACTTCAAGCATATCGACTGGAAAGTATATGCCAAGAAAGAGCGGTTTTATGTGAAGCAGTATGAGGAAGAGACAAATCTGCGCTCTTATGTGATGCTGGATACAAGCTCGTCCATGCTGTTTAAGCATTTTGGGGAATGGACAAAGCTTAGGTATGGAATTCATTACGCCGCCTCGCTTATGTATATGATGCACCGTCAGCGGGATGCCTGCGGACTCATTCCTTTTAATTCAAAAATCGATGCGTTTATACCCGCAAAATCAACCTATGCCCATCTTCGCCAGATTTATACCGAGCTGGAGCGGGAACTGATCCGTGAGGAAAAGAACGACCCCGAAAAGCGTAAGACAGCCTCAGCCCAGGCTATACACGAAGTGGCCGAACGGTTAAATCACCGTAGCCTGGTGGTCATCATCACCGACCTCTTTGAAAATATCGATGAGCATGAAGAGATTATTTCTGCCCTGAAACACCTTCGCCACCGAAAGCATGAAGTGCTGTTATTCAACGTGCTGGAAAAGAAAAGTGAACGCGATCTGGATTTCCCCGACCGGCGCTTTGTTTTTGAAGACATGGAAGTTGATGAGGAAGTGGAAGTGCTACCTGCTCAGGTTCGGGAAGATTACCGGAAGAAAGTGGAAGAGTACACCAAGAAATTTCGCATGGCCTGCAGTGAGTTTGAAATCGACTTTGCCGAAATGGATACGCAAGGGCAGTTTGATCAATCCTTGCTGGCTTATCTTATAAAACGGAAGCGGTTAGGGTGA
- a CDS encoding DASS family sodium-coupled anion symporter: protein MNATYKQLTSIIIGLVGFLVPFFIEIPGLSEAGHVALSIFCIAAIFWMLEPVPIYATSMLVILLQVFFLSKQGVLFPEVSAEYTPNSYTEFIGTLANPIIILFLGGFVLADAAVKFDLDKNLTRVLLKPFGANPKFIILGLMVVTALLSAFMSNTATTAMMMTVILPIIARTKPGDPLRIGLALSIPFAANIGGIATPIGTPPNAVVIGALTTQGIHIAFTEWMLLAAPLVIVVLMASWVIILWIYKPASKIIELDMSGSFQKNKEAIFVYLIFGITVVLWITESLHGVGSSIVALLPVAALSLTGILDQERIRKLPWEVLWLVAGGISLGISMESTGLAEWIITSISWNMFTSIFLIIAFSLVAIVMSNFLSNTVSATLLIPLAVSLATSGAAGEGFSLVLISLVIGVSASLAMMLPISTPPNAIAMSTGTIKTNQMTKAGFAIGIFGLMMVTLYALFYWPLILN from the coding sequence ATGAATGCTACCTATAAACAACTCACTTCGATAATTATTGGCCTTGTCGGTTTCCTGGTTCCGTTCTTCATTGAGATCCCCGGACTTTCGGAAGCCGGACATGTGGCCCTGAGCATTTTTTGTATTGCCGCCATCTTCTGGATGCTGGAACCTGTTCCCATCTACGCTACTTCCATGCTGGTGATTTTACTCCAGGTGTTTTTCCTCAGCAAGCAAGGGGTTCTTTTTCCGGAAGTCTCGGCCGAATACACTCCCAACTCGTACACTGAATTCATTGGCACCTTGGCAAACCCGATTATCATTTTATTTTTGGGGGGATTTGTGCTGGCTGATGCCGCCGTAAAATTCGATCTGGATAAAAACCTTACCCGGGTTTTGCTAAAACCTTTTGGAGCCAACCCAAAGTTCATCATTCTTGGGTTGATGGTGGTTACTGCTCTGCTTTCAGCATTTATGAGTAACACCGCTACCACCGCCATGATGATGACCGTCATTCTGCCCATTATAGCCCGAACCAAGCCCGGCGACCCGCTTCGAATTGGTCTCGCTTTGAGCATCCCTTTTGCAGCTAACATCGGGGGGATTGCAACCCCCATCGGAACCCCGCCCAATGCCGTTGTAATTGGTGCTCTAACCACACAGGGCATTCATATTGCTTTTACTGAATGGATGCTGCTCGCTGCTCCTCTTGTCATCGTTGTTTTAATGGCCAGCTGGGTTATTATACTTTGGATATACAAACCGGCATCCAAAATAATTGAGCTCGACATGAGCGGCTCATTCCAGAAAAATAAGGAAGCAATCTTTGTATATCTCATTTTCGGAATTACCGTTGTGCTTTGGATAACAGAGTCGCTGCACGGAGTTGGCAGCAGCATCGTAGCCCTTCTTCCGGTAGCGGCTCTTTCTTTAACGGGCATTCTGGATCAGGAGCGCATTCGCAAGCTTCCATGGGAGGTTTTATGGCTGGTTGCCGGCGGTATTTCATTGGGAATTTCCATGGAAAGCACCGGGCTGGCCGAATGGATTATTACCAGTATCAGCTGGAATATGTTTACTTCCATTTTCCTGATTATCGCATTCAGCCTGGTGGCTATTGTCATGTCTAACTTTTTATCCAACACCGTTTCAGCCACATTACTGATCCCGTTAGCCGTGAGCCTTGCCACTTCCGGGGCGGCCGGTGAAGGATTTAGCCTGGTGCTGATCAGCTTGGTGATTGGGGTGAGTGCCAGCCTCGCAATGATGCTGCCTATATCAACCCCGCCAAATGCCATTGCTATGAGTACCGGAACTATAAAAACAAATCAAATGACCAAAGCCGGTTTTGCCATAGGAATTTTCGGGCTGATGATGGTGACGCTTTATGCCCTGTTTTATTGGCCATTAATCTTAAATTGA
- a CDS encoding response regulator, giving the protein MDEKIYILIVEDELEVMDALIKDLEKFEEFFPVEAANNADEARDVIDYILDHGHKVGLILCDHVLPGQNGVDLLIELQQLPESAKSRKVLVTGQAGHEDTILAINKADLDHYIAKPWTKEQLEEVVLAELTDYVIANKKNLLPFMQILDAEKLSAAMRNNQMTDH; this is encoded by the coding sequence ATGGATGAAAAAATTTACATATTGATTGTTGAAGATGAGCTTGAAGTGATGGACGCCCTCATTAAAGACCTTGAAAAGTTCGAGGAATTCTTTCCCGTTGAAGCAGCCAATAACGCTGACGAAGCCCGGGACGTCATAGACTACATTCTGGATCATGGCCACAAAGTCGGGTTAATTTTATGTGACCATGTATTACCCGGACAAAATGGAGTGGATTTGTTGATTGAACTTCAGCAACTGCCGGAATCCGCCAAAAGCCGCAAGGTGTTGGTTACCGGTCAGGCCGGACATGAGGATACCATACTCGCCATCAACAAAGCTGACCTTGACCATTATATTGCAAAACCATGGACGAAAGAGCAGCTGGAAGAAGTAGTTTTAGCCGAACTAACGGACTACGTGATCGCCAACAAAAAGAACCTTCTTCCATTCATGCAGATTCTGGATGCCGAAAAACTTTCAGCAGCCATGCGTAATAACCAAATGACCGACCACTAA
- a CDS encoding ATP-binding protein: protein MEFQQGISWLNDTETILRFIQRLVHELDELKEHLLVLEEGEVLFSQGDPLEDVYLLLEGQVKLTRTQADDSDITLTTLNPGSFVGLIAFTTGEPTLTTAKIIQKGMALKMKPQQFEQYLSDHPRLKHPLQQLMLNNMIQRYKSNIRLHTRTHLLNKELGKERDDLKNAYKRLEETHQQLIHQEKMATLGELVAGFAHEVNNPASALMRSAENLIEIYSTFEESDATYQLFKLGLQSEPLDSTELRKQMLQIEKQFPWVHDRASVRKLAQMPGNALQIIKEQRKKQDIENLINHFEAGRMIHNIRIASNRIANLVKSLKSYSRQDRNKEEFTDIRDGIKDTVLVLSNRLKYINLNLDLDDIPKTCIQVGDLNQVWTNILLNACDALNDSGEITISTNHVAANIVVEISDNGPGIPEDIIHRIFEANFTTKNQGAKFGLGLGLPISNEIIKRSGGNIEAENLDQGGARFKITLPVKDDC from the coding sequence ATGGAATTTCAACAGGGCATATCGTGGCTTAATGATACCGAGACTATTCTCCGGTTCATACAGCGGCTTGTTCATGAGCTGGATGAATTGAAAGAACATCTTTTGGTATTGGAAGAGGGAGAGGTTCTTTTCAGCCAGGGAGATCCCCTCGAAGACGTCTATCTGTTGCTTGAAGGGCAGGTTAAGCTGACCCGAACGCAGGCTGATGACAGTGACATCACATTAACCACGTTGAATCCCGGAAGTTTTGTGGGATTGATTGCATTTACAACCGGTGAACCTACGCTTACGACGGCTAAAATCATCCAAAAAGGGATGGCCCTTAAGATGAAACCCCAGCAGTTTGAGCAGTATCTCAGCGACCACCCACGGTTAAAGCATCCGCTCCAGCAGCTGATGCTGAACAACATGATTCAGCGATATAAAAGTAACATTCGGCTTCACACCCGAACGCACCTTTTAAACAAAGAACTTGGAAAAGAACGGGATGACCTGAAAAACGCCTACAAGCGTCTGGAAGAAACCCATCAACAGCTGATTCATCAGGAAAAAATGGCTACGCTTGGTGAGTTGGTGGCGGGTTTTGCCCATGAAGTAAACAACCCGGCCTCGGCGCTGATGCGGTCGGCAGAAAACCTGATCGAAATTTACTCCACCTTCGAGGAATCAGATGCAACCTATCAACTTTTCAAACTGGGATTACAAAGCGAACCACTGGATAGTACTGAACTGCGTAAGCAAATGCTTCAAATCGAGAAACAGTTTCCCTGGGTTCATGACCGGGCTTCGGTACGTAAACTGGCTCAAATGCCCGGCAATGCCCTTCAAATCATTAAAGAACAGCGAAAAAAACAGGATATCGAAAACCTGATCAATCACTTTGAAGCCGGCCGCATGATCCACAACATCCGTATTGCCAGTAACCGGATTGCCAACCTGGTGAAAAGCCTGAAAAGCTATAGCCGCCAGGATCGCAATAAAGAAGAGTTTACCGATATCAGAGACGGTATAAAGGATACGGTTTTGGTATTAAGTAATCGGCTCAAATATATAAACCTGAACCTCGATCTGGACGACATTCCCAAAACCTGTATTCAGGTGGGCGACTTAAATCAGGTATGGACTAATATTCTGTTAAACGCCTGTGACGCCCTCAACGACTCCGGTGAAATCACCATTTCCACCAACCATGTGGCTGCCAACATTGTGGTAGAAATTTCAGATAACGGCCCCGGCATCCCCGAGGATATTATTCATCGTATTTTTGAAGCCAACTTCACCACTAAAAATCAGGGCGCCAAGTTTGGCCTTGGCCTCGGCTTACCCATCTCCAACGAAATCATAAAACGCTCGGGCGGTAACATTGAAGCTGAAAACCTTGATCAGGGTGGAGCCAGATTCAAAATCACACTTCCTGTTAAAGACGACTGTTAG